A region of the Styela clava chromosome 1, kaStyClav1.hap1.2, whole genome shotgun sequence genome:
GTTACAAAACAAAAACCAGATTTGGATAAAGTTTGCAAATATcaaatcaatattgaaaaaaatatattatcagTAATGTCTCAATTCCCATTTTTTCAACCtcagctgaaaaataaaataaaagtattggAGTCTGGAAATTTTCTTTTACTGTATTCAACAAATATGTATACATACAGAGTTTTGTCCGCCCGAAGAGGCAGAGATAAAAAATGGATCACCCTTAAACGGGCCCATTCAAGGAAAATTTTACAATGGAATGGCTGTTCACTACATTTGCAAATACGGTTACAAACTTCCAAGTCCACGGCAATACAAGAATATGTGCAAAAATGGAAAATGGGAATACGTTAAACCGGAATGCAAAGGTATATATTTACAGTTCTCTcttttgttacttatcgatcttaaaatcggtaagtatgttgataggtatttgtctgtctgtctgtgtgttagatgcacgcgatatctcacgaaggcgtggttgaatctgctccaaattttgcatgtgcattcatcatatctcggaccagtagcctattgattttggatgaattatgtcgtataattagcgagttattaattaattagtgatgaagagatctggatttttacaaagcgagagattttcgagacgcgctgaatgtgtgtgtgcatgtccgatgcgcaagttttcacgctagtgagcCAGAgagaaggatacacaccgctagatcgtatctcgtgattaatctttgagcattgtccatatctctcttgtaactttgacgtcgtcgcgatgcgcaagtttccttcgagaaattttccacgctattgagtcagagcgaaggatacacgctgcgagatcgtatctcgttacttataattactctttaaagtttaagcaatgtccataaaCCTCTATGTCTATCAGGTtaggggttgcagaattcctcaccaaaatatcgctaggctgtgtttgaatagccgtcgcaacccgggttagcgatgttgtatttgacacaaaatataggattggtaaataggctattggctggaaactaatcgaaacaatccagttccgatttgcagaattcttcataaaagtatttcctcgagtagtattttgacgacgacatggggagttggctattgtttcctacatttttgatattggctgaaaactattcaaaacaatccagttcgggtttgcagaatttttcgaattgaaactgcagtttctgttttgggggatcccctaactttcgatcgataagtcttcggtctctgaccgtttccaaccgaattctagttttcATTTTCTTGGTGTTCTTCTTTCTTTAGGCTAGCTTCTTTTTCTTTCATCcaacttttatatttttcgtCTGCGTTCGACGCTTCCACTTCatcatattcttttttttttcgtttttttttttttttgtattcattcctttattttttcatacttttcatttcattttttcttctattttctCCGTTTATCATCATTGCAATCCCTTTATTTTCAGAAATCGACTATCGTCCTTTAAGAAAATACTGGGATGAACTTTCATTCGAAGAAAGGTGAATATATagaattttattatatcaaaaTACGATAGTTTTATATAAAGAGAGCGGGAGTAGTGGTATTGGTACGTGCAACTTGATTGGCACTATGAATTGGCATTTTGATATTGTAGTTCCACTTCGAAAAAAATCAGTCTACTCTATTGAACGTTCtcatatataatttaaatacgcATCGACAAAAGCATTACATTTTTGAACCGATATAATTTTTAATCTAAGTTTCCCACTGTTTTACCTCATAATATCTGAGTAGTAATTGACAATATTCCAACAACCGAGTATTGTTCACCAATGTTCTATCCTAGGCATGTTTGAGCTGGAATGTGCGTAAGGCAAACAGTTTTTAAATAGAATTCCAAATATTACCCTGATTTTAAAGCAAGAACAATGTTTTCAGGGTCACCTACTACTCCATATTTGGAAAATAAGAATAAGTTGGAAGAATCAATGAACACAACGAATCACAactattaaataaatatatttttatttcatcgtCTCCGCTTTCCTATTTTGGTTGATTATGTGTAGccaattttattcacattttagCAAATTTGCTCgaatattatgatttttttagAATATGAGCTTACATGATGTAAAATTGTTTCACCTGCAACAGTAAAATTTTCTCTGTGTGCGACTGTATACAAATATTGTACATTTTACCTAAAATGAATAATTGATGATCTACAGatgtaatagaaaatgaaacGTGCATATTAGTAGTATATTTAATGAGGTCACAACAACTTGTGATGATTTTTAATAAAGTATTGtaaataaaagttaaaatataGTTTCTTTGAGTGGAACGGAACAGATAACACAGCACACTCAATTAGAAAGTTTAGTACGTAAGCCGTCAATTCAGATCTGATATAAAAATGCCGTATGGCATTGTATCGCTCTATGCGCATGGTTCCCATCGGCTTCTAACGCATGACAGGCTGCAAATACTTATCTTGTTGCCAGGCAGTCTTACCACACGAAGTGCTTGGCATCTTAAATTACAAGTAACTCGTCACGTAGGCTATACCATACAACAACACAAATGCAGAAGTAGGAAGCTAAGGTTTTGAATGTACGATATAGCCAATGTTACAACCTGGATTAGGAGATGAAATTTAGCTTGACTCCTGGTTAACCAAGGGTTGTTTCGATGATCTACTTGTGCTCACAGCTCGGGTTCGCTCCTGACGTCACTGGGCCATTGCAAAATTAGTCGCCCAAAGTTGCTTATTCATATCCAATCAGACCGAAACAACAATTATGCGTCGACGTAATGATTTAAACCGGTATCATTGCAATTTAAACAATCAGGGTCATGTTTCACTAGATATCAATAATGGATAACGTGCCTGGGGCTTTGCATATTGGTGTTACCTGTTAGTCAATTCAAGTATTAGATTCCTTAACTAATAAAAGTTGATAAAAAATTGTCTGATTTGATTCATGATTTATCTCACTCATCGTGATTGCTATAATACTGAAAGAAATACATACACTAATGGGCACAGATAAACCACAAACACACTCGCAGCTGCAATTTTGACAGACGAAAAGGTCAACACCATTCAATTTGTATACGGGATATACACCGCCATGAAAGTTTGCAGTTTCGCCTCTCATTATCACGCTTATGAGTCCCGAGGGAAAGCAGATAAGATAAAGTAAAGCGAAAGCGTGCCCATAAGTTCACTTTCCTCTGGGTTTGGAACTAAGGGACTTTTAAGTAAATAATGGGAGCTGCAGGATAGCAATTTAAAAAAGCAAGTGCATTCTGAACAATAGGATAATTCATTGCATTCTGATTTTCCTGAGACCACGGTGTACGCATATTCAGCTGGAGTTGCCAAACTCCTCACATTCCAgtgataataataaattgaattacGATAATTTAATAATAGGTTTTTGAAGCCTTTAGCCGGATAAAGTCCGTAGGCTTAAATGTCGTGAAATAGACTTGATATAACTCCACTCTGTCTAGACTAGACTAGACTGCAGGATAGCAATTTAAAAAAGCAAGTGCATTCCGACCAATAGGATAATTTATTGCATTCTGATTTTCCTGAGCCCGCGGTGTACGCATATTCAGCTGGAGTTGCCAAACTCCACACATTCTAGTGATAATAATGAATTGAATTACGCTAATCTAATAATAAGTCTTTGAAGCCTTTTGCCGGATAAAGTCCGTAGGCTTAAATGTCGGGAAATAGACTTGATATACCTCCACTCTGTCTAGACTAGACAAAGCGGCATATCTTGCTGAATGAGGCAAAAGGTGTTTTGACTTTCGTAAGAATAATGAAAGGGATAGTTTTAGTCCCGAAGTTTTTAACCGACGGCCTATAGTTTAGCTTTAGTGGTAGGCCACGAAGCTGTTTTCAGTGGACCAGAGAACTTGGCATAAATCAGAACTAAGCTAACAGGAGACTCGTTTAATAATATCATCCTGATCAAATAAGTGCACAGTGCAAAAAGACTTGACCTGAATTTTGTGTTTGTGCCACAACTCTTACTTAACAATGATAAATGTATTGGGGGACTAATGACTTTCTACCCACTCATAGCGTGGGCGCTGCCACTGCTAGCAGTGGCTGACCGATGCAAGCGCTGTCGCTACCGGCAGTCGCCCCGACTAGCGGGATTAATATGATGTTTTGCGTATCCGTGCGTGTGTACGACAATTTTCTCATTAAAGTTGCATGAATAACATGCTGATTAATATTTTGCCTGGTGTCCCTTTgcgcgtttttttttatcaaatagaGTAGTTGCCATCATAATCTATCTGTTACAAGTCGCAAGCAGAAACCATCTGTTTTAATCCAGCGAGACTATATTGCAAATTAGCACAAGTTTAATAGATTTTTTGGATCTTTTTCAAGTGCCAGGGTTGTTCAGTTTGTGTTGTCTACCGACATAAAAGAAGAGTCCACCTTCCTTCAATTTCGTTTTTTTGTACATATAGATATACCAGAAGAAGAATAAGTGTTGCGATGGTTACTATCAAAACTGTTTACCTGGCGTAGTTTTGCTCATTCAGTGACATGGTCTGTCATTGACTGAAATATTAGGACGACAGTGTAAATTAATTGATAATCATTTCATAGGTTGCGAATATTCCCATCTTGAATATGAATAAAGCTGACGGAAACAATTCACTTCTGTAACAAAATAAAGACTGGTAGAAATCCTCATGCAAATCTTCACGTTGGGTCAGTTGTCACCCCCTTCAATTAGGGATACATAAACAAACATCTAAAATGTACCACCAATAATGATAGTGTGAGCAGTATGAGAGTAATGCATTAAATATTGTCATTAGTTGGCCTATAAAAAATCATCTATTTCTAATATCTTGCAAATATATGGTTATTAATTGCCTaactgttattgtatatttataatatcttGCAAATGCAATGTACTCCCAGGGCGCGAATTAAAAGGTAAAGTATCGTCATCCCCTTACAGCTTTGGTGTGCGCGAATGAAGGGCTGACACAAAACCACAGCAGCAACGCATCTCCCACTGTATTACCATTCAACGCTCATGTCAAACCGAGGTGAAAAGTTGAGCAAGTTTGAACTTAGTGGAATGATGCAAAAGGAGGTTGTTTCCTGTCTGTCAGTCATGctaaagtttgaaaattttccGCTTGTGCAATTCCACACTTAATGGctacattatatattttaacatcTCAGTATTATTGATTTGTCGATATGAAACATTTCTCGTTTAATCCTCAAAGTTCAGTTTCAAAAAATCGATTTTTGCTTCAATGTATCCTAAACGGGTTGAGCTATGTCTAAGCGGCAAATGTGAACTGTGTATAGTATAAATCTGTTAATCCACTATTATTTCACAaacctaattaaaaaaaatgctgtCCAAAGCTGTTTTGAAGTTTTTTCAATACATCCCATTCCCATTTCTGTTCCATAATTTCCATCCAAAGGGTGATTTTCCCGATAAAAATCCATATACCCTGAAACTGTTTCACTCTCTAGAAGGCATGacatatttatttaattcagtTTCCAATCTGATTATCTCTAATCCGGCGTATGATTACAAATCGCAATATTATatattgatttgattttttaatttgcgTAATGTTATGCATTAGGATTAGGATATAAACATAATGCTTCAAATCAGTATGAGTTACCGTTGTAATGTTATGTCGAAAGAAGCTTCAGCAGAAAAGCAGATTGATGGGAAAGAGGTTTATCAGCATATTATCGCAGTGAGATTTGACTTTTACCCGGGTGTAATATTCATAAAGTATGGCGTTCCATAGTTTTTTAAGGAATAATTCATTTTAGATATATGTCAAATTTTAGTGATGAGAAAGCGCGTGTAAATATCGTTTCCCTCTAccttaaattaaaaatttatatttctgatcTAAATTACTATGTTACACGTTTGACTTGTTGGGCACAAAGTGTACCGATTATATTATGATTGCATTTTTCTTCCTGTTGTTATGAAAACATTGCGTTTCtatttgattactggactaattgatttgaaatttccagtggttaaagattgttgttgtcgctaggatgctatttattgcttttatttatttcaaaaatgtctgtgggttatatgggatttttttttgta
Encoded here:
- the LOC120348610 gene encoding complement factor H-related protein 2-like, with product MERIRDLFALVVAICVIQLSDAACQKPLIKNGYVLPDYGQQKLYSAGERAMFSCFLALRRIGPAYAVCQGNGQWTEVATCFNPQKFCPPEEAEIKNGSPLNGPIQGKFYNGMAVHYICKYGYKLPSPRQYKNMCKNGKWEYVKPECKEIDYRPLRKYWDELSFEERVTYYSIFGK